In a genomic window of Spirosoma agri:
- a CDS encoding WapI family immunity protein, translating into MKLTGPEGSFELNILDYECTDSPYFMDRNWLIVSVRTRYQELDYVRTASILSTWELELLLKWMRAIADEHELSSRLTFVDPALSFSNTSTGRNDYRLRVKLSADALPNWKRDRTPFYLPVAPDKPELQRAIQDLERQLRQFPVRD; encoded by the coding sequence ATGAAACTGACCGGACCGGAAGGCTCTTTTGAGCTGAACATTCTAGATTACGAGTGTACTGACTCGCCCTACTTTATGGATCGAAACTGGCTGATCGTAAGTGTCAGAACCCGATACCAGGAACTCGATTACGTACGCACTGCGTCGATTCTCTCGACCTGGGAGCTGGAATTACTGCTGAAATGGATGCGCGCTATTGCCGACGAGCATGAACTATCTTCCCGGTTGACGTTCGTTGACCCAGCCCTGAGCTTTAGCAACACGTCGACTGGCCGCAATGATTATCGGCTTCGTGTTAAGCTCAGTGCCGACGCCCTCCCTAACTGGAAGCGCGACCGAACACCATTTTATTTACCGGTTGCCCCCGACAAGCCCGAACTGCAACGAGCGATTCAGGATCTTGAACGGCAACTCCGGCAATTTCCGGTACGCGATTGA
- a CDS encoding glycosyltransferase family 2 protein, producing MKRVSVCMATYNGALFIEEQIHSILNQLGLNDELIISDDGSTDDTIGLINSFQDQRLRLVPSRRYRSTARNFENALQHAQGEYVFLSDQDDVWYPDKVETILASLASHDLVLTDCRVVDSSGGVMHESFFKNRRSQLGFWRNLWKNSYMGCCMAFRRDVLSYVLPFPHHIYYHDWWIGLMVELRGKPFLYGQPLILYRRHGSNMTPTGESSHNWKIRIQHRFWLSWSIVKRTIALRNAIL from the coding sequence ATGAAGCGAGTGAGCGTTTGCATGGCTACCTACAATGGCGCTTTGTTTATTGAAGAGCAAATACATTCTATCCTTAATCAGTTGGGTTTAAATGATGAACTAATTATATCTGATGATGGCTCAACTGACGATACGATCGGGTTAATCAATTCTTTTCAGGATCAACGGTTGCGTCTGGTACCCAGTCGACGATACAGGTCAACGGCACGGAATTTCGAGAATGCGCTCCAACACGCACAAGGGGAATATGTTTTCTTGTCAGATCAGGATGATGTATGGTATCCGGATAAAGTGGAAACTATATTAGCTAGTCTCGCTAGTCACGATTTGGTGTTAACTGATTGCCGCGTCGTTGACTCCTCTGGAGGAGTAATGCATGAATCGTTCTTCAAAAACCGCAGAAGTCAACTTGGTTTTTGGCGCAATCTTTGGAAAAATTCGTACATGGGGTGTTGTATGGCTTTCAGGCGTGATGTCTTATCCTACGTCTTACCATTTCCCCACCATATATATTATCATGACTGGTGGATAGGGCTGATGGTAGAACTACGGGGTAAGCCCTTTTTGTACGGTCAGCCCCTTATTCTGTATCGTCGTCATGGTTCCAATATGACACCGACAGGCGAGAGTTCTCATAATTGGAAGATTCGCATCCAGCATCGTTTTTGGTTAAGCTGGTCTATAGTTAAACGTACGATAGCACTACGTAATGCCATTTTATAG
- a CDS encoding response regulator produces MSASKRVLIAEDSSVIQNLARKILEFQNYDITAVKNGEQVLQILEKEDFSILLLDINMPVMDGMECVRRVRALPEKEKAAVPIVAITGNAKNYTEEEFKTAGFNDVLVKPLNFDRLVEVVNQLTDK; encoded by the coding sequence ATGTCAGCTTCCAAACGCGTCCTGATTGCCGAAGATAGTTCCGTTATCCAGAATCTGGCCCGCAAAATTCTTGAGTTTCAGAATTACGATATTACAGCTGTTAAAAACGGCGAACAGGTCCTGCAAATCCTGGAAAAAGAAGACTTCAGTATCCTGCTTCTAGACATCAACATGCCGGTTATGGATGGCATGGAGTGCGTCCGGCGCGTTCGGGCGTTACCCGAAAAAGAAAAAGCAGCGGTTCCGATCGTAGCCATTACGGGCAACGCCAAGAACTATACCGAAGAAGAATTTAAAACAGCCGGCTTCAATGATGTGCTGGTTAAACCGCTCAACTTCGACCGACTGGTTGAAGTGGTTAATCAGCTTACGGATAAATAA
- a CDS encoding MBL fold metallo-hydrolase: MIITLLGTGTSSGVPLIGCECDVCRSVDFRDKRLRSSIHMAIDGRSFVIDTGPDFRQQMLRLDLKQLDAVLFTHEHKDHTAGLDEVRAFNFRSGQDMPIYARLPVLNQLKQEFSYIFAEHKYPGIPRIKAHEIRNEPFAVSGVPVIPINVLHHKLPVFGFRIGDFTYLTDLNYISEDELTKVYGTKVLVLDALQRLPHLSHFTLDQAVELATRIGADQTYFTHISHKLGLHREVEHELPAHIRLGYDGLQIRL; this comes from the coding sequence ATGATTATCACGCTGCTGGGTACAGGAACGTCGTCGGGTGTCCCGCTGATCGGGTGCGAGTGCGATGTATGTCGATCCGTGGATTTTCGTGATAAGCGGCTCCGTTCGTCCATTCACATGGCTATCGATGGCCGTAGTTTCGTCATCGATACGGGTCCCGATTTTCGCCAGCAGATGCTCCGGCTCGATCTGAAACAACTCGATGCCGTTCTGTTCACGCACGAACATAAAGACCACACGGCAGGTCTGGATGAGGTTCGTGCCTTTAACTTTCGTTCGGGTCAGGATATGCCGATTTATGCCCGTCTACCCGTGCTGAATCAGCTGAAACAGGAATTCTCCTATATTTTTGCGGAGCATAAATACCCCGGTATTCCCCGGATCAAGGCCCACGAAATCCGGAACGAGCCGTTTGCGGTATCGGGAGTCCCGGTTATACCGATCAATGTACTGCATCACAAGCTACCCGTTTTTGGCTTCCGCATTGGGGATTTTACGTATCTGACCGATCTCAATTACATTTCGGAAGACGAGCTGACAAAGGTGTATGGTACTAAAGTACTGGTGCTCGATGCGCTTCAGCGGTTGCCGCACCTGTCCCATTTTACGCTCGATCAGGCTGTAGAACTGGCAACCCGTATCGGCGCAGACCAAACCTATTTTACGCACATCAGTCACAAGCTTGGCCTGCATCGCGAGGTTGAACACGAATTGCCTGCGCATATCCGATTAGGGTACGATGGCTTGCAGATCAGGCTGTAG
- a CDS encoding oxygenase MpaB family protein, with protein MLTPIKSSRLFSDQLLQSYRQQGDAPADEVIAAVVEAGGPVSLRSLMGWLADTQAIDVDGQPESVRTFFASYASLPDWAAAKRMAAGMAFFKKYAGQIGLILGCFSLPYCYLGANGAQVLWLTERIKNDTVRRLQETGEWVFGVNNPKEWASGKAIVRTLKVRLIHAGARWFSLHSGRWNQDWGHPINQEDMAATNLAFSYIVLRGLRKAGIQATEQEEESFLHHVNVVGYVNGVADDLLPKNLREAYSLERAISKRQFVPSEAGRGLTRSLLTAITQISTGTDKSSGINRADTFRNLAAGEMRFFLGDQHADWLGVPKASVEKRLAGLVNRLPVFPGQFPIS; from the coding sequence ATGCTAACGCCTATAAAGTCTTCCCGACTATTTTCCGATCAACTACTGCAAAGCTACCGTCAGCAGGGTGACGCTCCCGCCGATGAGGTCATTGCGGCCGTTGTGGAAGCGGGCGGACCCGTCAGTTTACGTTCGCTGATGGGCTGGCTGGCCGACACGCAGGCTATCGATGTGGACGGCCAACCTGAGTCGGTGCGTACTTTTTTTGCCAGTTATGCTTCTTTACCAGATTGGGCTGCCGCGAAGCGGATGGCTGCCGGTATGGCTTTTTTCAAAAAATACGCCGGTCAGATTGGCTTGATCCTGGGTTGTTTTTCGCTGCCCTATTGTTATCTGGGCGCGAATGGGGCTCAGGTTCTCTGGCTTACCGAACGAATTAAAAACGATACTGTTCGCCGGTTGCAGGAGACGGGTGAGTGGGTATTTGGCGTAAATAATCCGAAGGAATGGGCTTCGGGTAAAGCGATTGTCCGAACGTTGAAAGTGCGCTTGATTCACGCCGGTGCGCGTTGGTTTTCGCTGCATTCGGGACGCTGGAACCAGGATTGGGGTCATCCGATCAATCAGGAAGATATGGCCGCTACGAATCTCGCTTTTTCATATATCGTGCTGCGCGGTCTGCGGAAGGCAGGTATACAGGCGACGGAGCAGGAAGAGGAGAGTTTCCTGCATCACGTCAACGTGGTTGGTTATGTGAATGGCGTTGCGGATGACCTGTTACCCAAAAATCTCCGGGAAGCCTATTCGCTTGAACGGGCTATATCGAAACGGCAGTTTGTGCCCTCAGAAGCCGGTCGGGGACTTACCCGCTCACTGCTGACGGCTATCACGCAGATAAGCACGGGCACCGACAAGTCATCCGGTATCAATCGGGCTGACACGTTCCGGAACCTCGCAGCGGGCGAAATGCGTTTCTTTCTCGGCGATCAGCATGCAGACTGGCTTGGCGTCCCTAAAGCGTCTGTTGAGAAACGACTGGCAGGGCTGGTCAATCGGCTGCCTGTTTTTCCGGGTCAATTTCCGATTTCATAA
- a CDS encoding SDR family oxidoreductase yields the protein MKRILITGANGFLGQKLVELLAHRPGIELVATARGNSRLSFSEGYTYHSMDITDRRAVLDLIASVRPHVVIHGAAMTDADKCEVQKNDCWKHNVHAVEYIIEACRGINAFLLHISTDFIFDGTGGPYIETAKANPISFYGWSKQAGEAALRHSGLRWAIARTMLVYGPASNLSRSNIILWVKKSLEEGKKISVVTDQWRSPTLVDDLAMGCYLIVDKEAEGVFHISGKEMLTPYDIAVKTATCFGLDTSLIDQATASTFTQRARRPPRTGFIVEKAHAVLGYNPHTFEEGMARLVSQTKDSIL from the coding sequence ATGAAACGGATTCTTATAACTGGTGCGAATGGATTTCTAGGTCAAAAACTGGTTGAGTTGCTGGCACATAGGCCTGGCATTGAATTGGTAGCTACCGCGCGAGGAAACAGTCGATTATCATTTTCAGAGGGTTACACGTATCATTCAATGGATATTACTGATCGTCGGGCCGTACTTGACCTTATTGCCAGTGTACGCCCGCACGTCGTTATTCATGGAGCAGCTATGACTGATGCAGATAAGTGTGAAGTTCAAAAGAATGACTGCTGGAAGCATAATGTACACGCAGTGGAATATATTATAGAAGCGTGTCGGGGCATAAATGCTTTTTTACTTCATATTTCAACTGATTTTATTTTTGATGGCACAGGCGGCCCTTATATAGAAACGGCTAAAGCCAATCCAATTAGCTTTTATGGCTGGAGTAAACAAGCCGGTGAAGCCGCTCTCCGACACTCGGGTCTACGGTGGGCTATTGCCAGAACGATGCTTGTTTATGGCCCTGCTTCAAATTTAAGCCGTAGCAATATCATTCTATGGGTAAAAAAATCACTTGAAGAAGGTAAAAAAATTAGCGTTGTGACCGATCAATGGCGTAGCCCGACACTGGTCGATGATTTGGCTATGGGTTGTTATTTGATTGTGGATAAAGAAGCAGAAGGAGTTTTTCATATTTCCGGAAAAGAAATGCTGACCCCTTACGACATAGCCGTCAAGACCGCTACATGTTTTGGCCTGGATACATCCTTAATTGACCAAGCAACTGCGTCAACTTTTACACAGAGAGCCCGCCGACCTCCCCGTACAGGTTTCATTGTAGAAAAAGCTCATGCAGTGCTGGGTTACAATCCCCATACATTTGAAGAAGGGATGGCCAGATTAGTAAGCCAGACGAAAGATAGTATTTTATAG
- the mnmE gene encoding tRNA uridine-5-carboxymethylaminomethyl(34) synthesis GTPase MnmE encodes MFQLEPIAALATAPGIGAIAVLRVSGEGAIDIANRIFQGKDLTTQGSHTAHFGTVRNTDGSIIDEVLVTVFRAPKSFTKEDVVEISCHGSEFIIQQILRRLTQEGARLARPGEFTQRAFLNGQFDLVQAEAVADLIASDSDASHRAALTQLRGGFSKQLKTLRQQLIDFVALVELELDFGEEDVEFAHRDKLRQLMLDIRRVLHPLLDSFSTGNAIKNGVSTVIVGKPNAGKSTLLNALLNEEKAIVSDIPGTTRDTIEDELFIDGIRFRLIDTAGLRQATDQIEAIGIERTQQKMRDASLVIYLFDGKNSSPDDLQTSIAEIRSSGKPYLLVGNKLDAITENERQTLETIAAEPIVWISAAKHSHLDTLKTSLSSRVRTDTAVQTGSAVVTNARHYEHLTGTDDALARAIAGLDVGVTPDWLAMDLRVALRHLGELTGEITTDDLLESIFSKFCIGK; translated from the coding sequence TTGTTTCAGTTAGAACCTATTGCTGCTCTGGCTACGGCTCCGGGCATTGGGGCCATTGCCGTCCTGCGGGTGTCGGGCGAAGGGGCCATCGACATAGCCAATCGTATCTTTCAGGGTAAAGACTTGACAACGCAGGGCTCGCACACGGCTCATTTTGGCACAGTGCGCAACACGGATGGTAGCATCATCGACGAAGTGCTGGTGACTGTGTTTCGGGCACCAAAATCATTTACGAAAGAGGACGTTGTCGAAATTTCGTGCCACGGTTCCGAGTTCATTATCCAGCAGATTTTACGTCGATTAACGCAGGAGGGAGCCCGACTGGCCCGTCCGGGCGAATTTACGCAGCGCGCTTTCCTGAACGGTCAGTTTGATCTGGTTCAGGCGGAAGCCGTGGCCGACCTGATTGCTTCTGATTCGGACGCCAGTCACCGGGCGGCTCTTACGCAACTGCGGGGCGGTTTCTCGAAACAGCTGAAGACGTTGCGTCAGCAATTGATCGACTTTGTAGCGTTGGTCGAGTTGGAACTGGATTTCGGTGAGGAAGATGTCGAATTTGCCCATCGCGATAAGCTACGGCAGTTGATGCTCGATATCCGTCGGGTGTTACATCCTTTATTGGATTCGTTCTCGACTGGAAATGCGATAAAGAACGGCGTTTCCACCGTCATTGTCGGTAAGCCTAATGCGGGAAAATCGACATTACTGAATGCCCTGTTGAACGAAGAAAAGGCTATCGTTTCCGATATTCCGGGAACGACGCGTGACACCATTGAAGATGAGTTGTTCATTGATGGCATTCGGTTCCGATTGATTGATACAGCTGGTCTACGCCAGGCGACCGACCAGATTGAAGCGATTGGTATTGAGCGAACGCAGCAAAAAATGCGGGATGCATCCCTAGTTATTTACCTGTTCGATGGCAAAAACAGCTCACCCGACGACCTACAAACTTCCATTGCCGAAATCCGTTCGTCGGGAAAGCCGTACTTACTGGTAGGAAATAAACTTGATGCTATAACCGAGAACGAAAGACAGACGTTAGAAACCATTGCTGCCGAGCCAATTGTCTGGATTTCGGCTGCGAAACACAGTCACCTCGACACGCTTAAAACTTCGCTATCGTCCCGCGTTCGGACGGATACCGCCGTGCAGACAGGCAGTGCCGTTGTAACGAATGCCCGCCATTACGAACACCTCACAGGCACCGATGATGCGCTTGCCCGCGCTATCGCAGGATTGGACGTAGGCGTAACCCCCGATTGGCTCGCCATGGATTTGCGCGTTGCCCTTCGACATCTTGGCGAGCTGACAGGAGAAATAACGACTGATGACTTGTTGGAGTCAATTTTCAGTAAATTCTGTATCGGAAAGTAA
- a CDS encoding glycosyltransferase family 2 protein yields the protein MRIAGVIVLYNSALYCIQNIKTYLPQIDKLFIIDNSDYIDESMVKELTKLTGSEYIYNHGNQGIAQALNEAAKRAIEEEYDYLLTMDDDSSAPTTMIAEMKQFISAQIQPDRLGIISAAHLPATLRGNVPNRVLYTMTSGNLLNLRAYQAVGPFRDDFFIDHVDHEYSLRLNSSGYSITELPTVRINHPVGEKKIKWGVTYVSRQPVRQYYMVRNGIIVAKQYFHRYPIFTYKMIKLLIKEWLKIILAQTNRRQRMAFMMKGLSDGLSGRTGKV from the coding sequence ATGAGAATAGCAGGTGTAATCGTATTATACAATAGTGCACTTTATTGCATACAGAATATTAAGACTTATTTACCCCAAATTGATAAGCTTTTTATTATCGATAACTCTGATTACATAGATGAGTCAATGGTTAAGGAATTAACTAAACTTACTGGCTCAGAATACATTTATAACCACGGTAATCAAGGTATTGCGCAAGCTTTAAACGAGGCAGCTAAACGCGCTATAGAAGAGGAGTATGATTATTTATTAACTATGGACGATGATAGTAGCGCACCTACTACTATGATTGCGGAAATGAAGCAGTTTATTTCTGCACAAATACAACCAGATCGGCTTGGTATTATCTCTGCAGCTCACTTGCCGGCCACGTTACGGGGGAACGTGCCGAATCGTGTATTGTATACCATGACATCTGGCAATCTGCTTAATCTAAGAGCTTATCAGGCCGTTGGCCCTTTTAGGGATGATTTTTTCATCGATCATGTCGATCATGAGTATAGTCTCCGCTTAAATAGTTCGGGATATAGTATAACTGAATTGCCTACCGTACGCATAAATCATCCCGTAGGAGAAAAGAAAATAAAGTGGGGTGTTACGTATGTATCACGTCAGCCTGTACGGCAATATTATATGGTTCGTAATGGCATAATTGTAGCTAAACAATATTTCCATCGTTATCCAATATTCACCTATAAAATGATCAAACTATTAATTAAAGAATGGCTAAAAATTATTCTTGCACAGACTAATCGTCGACAGCGTATGGCATTTATGATGAAAGGGTTAAGTGATGGTCTATCAGGAAGGACAGGTAAGGTCTGA
- a CDS encoding PAS domain S-box protein, with protein MRWSAKTKDELVAEIERLHNERDGVMLADAHYTDVRQTLDQLNLIGVTVDQQGTLVYVNPYTYRVTAWQSEDIIGKSFFDVFIPAADRARLELEFEEALLRGSAPEQKDISLLTRSGAVRNVQLNSFVINPLNDHKLASFTLIGEDITNKRRVASALSNTNAQLQDLVDNTSDLIQLLTLDGKFIFVNRAWRDVLGYSSDEMAALNLRDVLHPDYANSTLALLKRIQNGDKLPYVETVFRSKTGKTLFLSGSVNCRFDNGRPTAFRCILHDTTGKIRAEKSQKLYYSIANWTINTPNLDELYHKIHEELGNIIYARNFFIALYDSSKTYLSFPYYVDEYFGGNMRFTKRRLGNGLTEYTINANKPLFLYEKDIRQLAEKHQIDLYGQLQPEVMLTAPLRIGDEITGIIGVKSYDDPQAYGPRDLELLEFISGQVALAIARKQSEAALDKQNARLNAIFDSSTYLIWSVNKTLRLTSFNKNYTRLIEYQLDELPTIQASAPKLGWRMIGEENRRTLEEKYRQAFRGFPQNFELYFETARGETYLEFHLNPILLAGGVIDEVSGIARDITNRKRAEIATRQSEEKFRGIFENLQDIYARVDRKGRITMISPSVFKRMGYTPEEVLGQDATQYLVDKSIIHRAMIKLGRNHSLRNFEVSLRRKDGTERQFMFNMLLLKDEHGIYSVVAVLARDITELKRQSAELVKAKEEAERSLKVKERFLANMSHEIRTPMNGVIGMIDLLNDTQLDDEQRSYVKTIKRSSETLLNILNDILDLSKIEAGKMALHESPVAFAEIFEKLIALFGQQASSKNNELTYHIGPDLPTFVIADQTRLLQILSNLTSNAIKFTENGTVRVEVSLISKRGKFNRIRVNVKDSGIGISPENINLLFNSFSQVDTSSRKSFGGTGLGLSISKELAHLMKGEVGVESTVGMGSTFWFTFELKETAISPTQQNTEVAEVALANFFSDYHPNVLLVDDNAVNRKVASEILRKSGCIVVTADSGPAAIGEVEKAEARKGVDGFTGFDVIFMDIQMPDMDGVETTSNLRQQYGKQLPIVVAMTAYSMREDRERFISQGLDDYIAKPIRAQSLVAKVKEITEANRARRQDVSEQPKPKPIVVEPESALPIIDDEIVGQLRAIGGQELVDSIMEEFELEATELVTDAVRAYSLGDIPTVKSHLHTLKGSAGTIGVSRVADIARTAEGKLKVNDTSGLGDALTALEREFDAFLKAWKK; from the coding sequence ATGCGCTGGTCTGCCAAAACCAAAGATGAACTAGTGGCCGAAATCGAACGGCTTCATAACGAACGCGACGGGGTCATGCTGGCAGATGCTCACTATACAGATGTCCGTCAAACACTCGATCAGCTTAACCTGATTGGGGTCACCGTCGACCAGCAGGGGACGCTGGTTTACGTCAATCCTTATACCTATCGGGTTACGGCCTGGCAATCAGAAGATATTATCGGGAAAAGCTTTTTCGATGTATTTATTCCGGCAGCCGACCGGGCGCGTCTCGAACTGGAGTTTGAAGAAGCACTTCTCCGGGGAAGTGCACCCGAACAGAAAGATATCAGTTTGCTGACGCGTAGCGGTGCCGTTCGGAATGTTCAACTGAACTCGTTCGTTATCAATCCGCTAAACGACCATAAGTTAGCGTCGTTCACGCTCATCGGCGAAGACATCACTAACAAACGGCGGGTCGCTTCGGCCCTGTCCAACACCAACGCGCAGTTGCAGGATCTGGTCGATAACACGTCGGATCTGATTCAGCTGCTAACCCTCGACGGTAAGTTTATTTTCGTCAACCGGGCCTGGCGTGACGTGCTGGGCTACAGTTCCGACGAGATGGCCGCGCTCAATCTGCGCGATGTCCTGCATCCCGATTATGCCAATAGCACTCTGGCGTTGCTGAAGCGCATCCAGAACGGGGACAAACTGCCTTACGTTGAAACGGTTTTTCGGAGCAAAACGGGTAAAACGCTCTTTCTGTCCGGGAGTGTAAACTGCCGTTTCGACAATGGCCGTCCGACTGCGTTCCGGTGTATCCTGCACGATACGACGGGCAAGATCAGGGCCGAGAAGTCGCAAAAGCTCTACTACAGCATTGCCAACTGGACGATCAACACGCCGAATCTGGACGAGCTGTATCATAAAATCCATGAAGAACTGGGCAACATTATTTACGCCCGCAACTTCTTCATTGCCCTCTATGATTCCAGCAAAACCTACCTGTCGTTCCCGTATTATGTCGATGAGTATTTTGGGGGCAACATGCGGTTCACCAAGCGGAGGCTGGGAAACGGCCTCACCGAATACACCATCAATGCGAACAAACCGCTGTTTCTGTACGAGAAAGATATTCGGCAGCTGGCCGAAAAACATCAGATCGATCTTTATGGACAGCTTCAGCCCGAGGTGATGCTGACGGCTCCGTTGCGAATTGGCGACGAGATAACGGGAATCATCGGGGTGAAATCGTACGACGATCCGCAGGCGTATGGCCCCCGCGATCTGGAGCTGCTGGAATTTATCTCGGGCCAGGTCGCGCTGGCGATTGCCCGCAAGCAGTCGGAGGCCGCGCTGGATAAGCAGAACGCCCGATTGAACGCTATTTTCGATAGTAGCACGTATCTGATCTGGTCGGTCAATAAAACATTACGCCTGACGTCATTCAATAAAAATTACACCCGGCTAATCGAATACCAGCTGGATGAACTGCCAACGATCCAGGCCAGTGCTCCCAAACTCGGCTGGCGGATGATCGGTGAAGAAAACCGGCGAACGCTGGAAGAAAAGTATAGGCAGGCATTTCGGGGATTTCCGCAGAATTTCGAGCTTTATTTCGAGACCGCCCGGGGAGAAACGTATCTGGAATTTCACCTGAACCCGATCTTACTCGCCGGTGGTGTCATCGACGAAGTATCGGGAATTGCCCGCGACATTACCAACCGTAAACGGGCCGAGATTGCCACCCGGCAAAGTGAAGAAAAATTCCGGGGTATTTTCGAAAACCTACAGGATATCTACGCGCGTGTCGACCGCAAAGGCCGGATCACCATGATCAGTCCGTCGGTGTTCAAGCGCATGGGCTACACGCCGGAAGAGGTGCTGGGGCAGGACGCGACGCAATACCTGGTGGATAAAAGCATTATTCATCGGGCCATGATCAAACTGGGGCGTAATCATAGCCTGCGCAATTTTGAAGTCAGCCTGCGTCGTAAAGACGGTACCGAGCGGCAGTTTATGTTCAACATGCTGCTGCTGAAAGATGAGCATGGCATCTACTCCGTGGTAGCCGTCCTGGCCCGCGACATAACCGAACTCAAACGGCAATCGGCGGAGCTGGTCAAAGCCAAGGAAGAAGCCGAACGGTCGTTGAAGGTGAAGGAGCGGTTCCTGGCCAACATGAGCCACGAAATCCGGACGCCTATGAACGGGGTCATTGGCATGATCGATCTGCTGAACGATACGCAACTCGATGATGAACAGCGTAGCTACGTGAAAACCATCAAGCGATCGTCGGAAACGCTGCTCAATATCCTGAACGACATTCTGGACCTCTCAAAAATTGAGGCTGGTAAAATGGCGTTGCACGAGTCGCCGGTCGCATTTGCCGAAATCTTTGAAAAACTGATCGCCTTGTTCGGGCAGCAGGCCAGCTCTAAAAACAACGAGCTAACCTACCACATCGGTCCGGATCTGCCCACATTCGTTATTGCCGATCAGACACGGTTGCTCCAGATCTTGTCCAATCTGACGTCGAATGCGATCAAATTTACCGAAAACGGCACGGTGCGGGTTGAGGTGTCGCTGATCAGCAAGCGCGGGAAGTTTAACCGGATTCGGGTCAACGTGAAAGACTCCGGGATCGGCATTTCGCCCGAAAACATCAACCTCCTGTTCAATTCGTTTAGTCAGGTCGATACGTCATCGCGCAAATCATTCGGTGGTACGGGCCTGGGCTTGTCCATCTCGAAAGAACTGGCGCACCTGATGAAGGGCGAAGTGGGCGTCGAATCGACCGTCGGGATGGGGAGTACGTTCTGGTTTACCTTCGAGTTGAAGGAAACGGCTATCAGCCCAACCCAGCAAAATACCGAAGTGGCCGAAGTAGCGCTGGCCAACTTCTTCAGCGACTATCACCCCAACGTGCTGCTGGTCGATGATAACGCCGTTAACCGCAAGGTCGCCAGCGAAATTCTGCGCAAATCCGGTTGTATCGTGGTCACCGCCGATAGTGGCCCGGCTGCGATTGGCGAGGTGGAAAAAGCGGAAGCCCGAAAAGGAGTCGACGGGTTTACTGGGTTCGACGTCATTTTCATGGACATCCAGATGCCGGACATGGACGGCGTGGAAACGACCAGCAACCTGCGCCAGCAGTACGGCAAGCAGCTTCCGATTGTGGTGGCCATGACTGCTTATTCCATGCGTGAAGACCGTGAACGATTCATCAGCCAGGGCCTCGACGATTACATTGCCAAACCAATTCGGGCGCAGAGCCTGGTGGCCAAGGTGAAAGAAATTACGGAAGCCAACCGGGCCCGGCGTCAGGATGTGTCGGAACAACCGAAGCCAAAACCAATCGTTGTTGAGCCAGAATCGGCATTGCCTATCATCGACGACGAGATTGTTGGTCAATTACGCGCTATTGGCGGGCAGGAGTTGGTTGACAGCATCATGGAAGAGTTCGAACTGGAAGCTACCGAACTGGTTACGGATGCGGTCAGGGCTTACTCGCTCGGCGATATTCCAACGGTCAAGAGCCACTTGCATACGCTCAAAGGCAGTGCCGGCACTATTGGCGTTTCCCGCGTGGCCGACATTGCCCGTACTGCCGAGGGCAAGCTCAAAGTGAATGATACCAGCGGCCTGGGCGACGCGTTGACAGCGCTCGAACGGGAATTTGACGCGTTTCTGAAAGCCTGGAAAAAATAG